TTTAAATTTgacatttaatattttaatgttgattttaatgatttttaatgaCAACTCAAATATTCATTGTATTTTCAATAATCAAATTCAATAACTGTTTGATTCAATTTTCTTCAACCAAATTGATTGATtacaattcacaaataattaatttttcagtTGTAGTAGAGATTAAAATGTTGGATTATTTTGAATTCGCATCAGAAAAACACTTTCTATTACTCTGATTAAAAAAGAAGTAACTCTATCTCTTGCACCATGTCCGTTGATGGtaactttcaattttttcccATTATACATctctttataataatattacaaatttatttttttgcatttacTCCTTTCATGTATTGGTAGCTATATTAAATGTATTAACACAAGGACCATTGATTTTGTCCTACatgtttattataatttattaacaacAACACATTCATTATCTTTTACCCCTagtacatataattttatttttttctctaaacAAAATACATTTAAGAATGTCTATTTCTAGGTTCGACTACACCTAACTGTCaaattgttaaatttatgtGCACACAAAATACATTAAGAATGTCTATTTAAAATTCACAATTTGGTGTGCAAACTGTTCTTTCAATCATATGTAGTATGTTAAATTAATGCATAATTTAAGAGAAGATTACTAACTTCTTCTTTATTAAATCTAGattcatgaaaataataaaattaaatgttaagtgacttaataaaattgtatataggTAAAACTATTCAAAACAAAGATTATATTACCAAACATGTGACAGGTgtagagagaaattatatagtCAATCGTTGAATATACGAAGATTGGTTCATCGATTAATGAATAGTTAGATCATTTGAAAGATACATACTATTCGAATAGCCTTTGAATGTAGACATTGAAATATAAAGATCTGAAGCAATTTATACTAACAAAACTAGAATATTCTCCAAATTCATCTGATctatttttgaatataataaaaagatttGAAGATTATTTTGGAGCACACGTGTCATTTTCACTATAATGCGCTTTCGTACCTAACTACTTACTAGTTAAGATTCCATATATGTCatcatttcaatatatatatatatataatattaaaaaataaaatataaactgaaaagtaatttttattctaacaacataaaataaaaataaaaattaaaaacttttcattgaTTCTCGTTCTTATATTTTATAGTAGAAAAATGGATGTCAATTGATTACGTATAAGAATTAAGATAATAGGAGCCtttttttctacaaattttcaagcacttaatatttattttattatatcgaTATAATTCTGACTAAAAGACAGTTTgacatatataatcataaatgaaaagaaattaatttgTACATAAATCttgcttttattttataaaaatagaaaattatttttaaaaaagatcaatgactaataaataattaaaattggtGCCCTTTCTATATTGCactttataaaatatcaaaatattgaaaCTGTTATTTGGTATTTTATACTACTGCTGTCTCTATTTAGTTGTCCATTTTAGAAATGACACACATGTTAATATAGCAATAATTAACAcattgaatttataattttactcTTATTAATTACGAtttcaaaaatgatgaattaaaactttaaaaattctcaagaagtttaaatgagggtataataagaaaattttttttatcctttcttaattttttatcctACATTTCTATTAAACAAGttcataatttgaaaatataacGTCCTAATCGATCACATAGGCAATAACTTTATCGgctattatattattattaataataacaataataatatcaatattattatttaggCAATAAAGCAacataaagtaaataaatttagGCTCTTGTTCTAGATTAAATAGACATTATTATTAAAGGACAAAATATCTTACACTTGTGTGCTCAATTTTGTTTTCATCGTTCTTTCCACacaacaaaatatttcaatacatTTTGACAAGAATAATAATAGAGCTATTAATGGAGTACGCTAATAAAGCATTACCATGAAAAAGACTTTGCTTGTCTGCCAATGATTATTTGGGTTCGATATATCCGTACTAAAATTTGACTATTTTAAATTTACATTATGTAAGATCTTATTTACGGAAAAATTTCTTATCAAGAATTTTCCATACAcgaaattaaaatttgtgatttCTAATTAAGAAAGGATTTATTCCATCGATTCATTCAGTACACCACGTTCGTTGGTAGTCATGTCGGACAATGTAAAAATGATTTTACAATGTATGTCTACTTTAAACATTCGAAAAAAACATTTGTTTCTATTCTATTGTACTTATTAAACCTTTTtaatgaagttaaaaaaaacaccaaaagcatagaaacaaaaaaaaaaccatagAATAGGGGATGACTTGATGAAACTATAATATCATCCAAATAAATCGTACTTCATTCTTATTAGTTTCAACAAACttactttaaattaaaaaattttatttttcacgtAATTTATCGATCAAACCAATTAACAATCCTCTtctcaaaataatttcttattgAAGGAACGATGAGGTTTTTACAGAAAATATAAGTTAGGATAGCAAGCACAACTACAaacatgtttttatatatatatatatatattttatacacaTAGCCCTTGTTATTATTTTCTCGATTGATTTGACTAtagtttataaaattaaaaagataaagtAATTAAAAGTCAACATTTGCAGTTAACCAATACATATTGGAAGTACAATAAACCTTCGCataattacaaaattttgaCTTAACACTCTGTTTTAACGCCACAAATCGAGGATCTCTTTCTGTATCGAattatctattattattttaaatatgaagatataattatgaaattatattttgatctgtaaataagaataaaataattgaaacttttctataattaataacttttaaaatatatatatagaaaaaataaaaatacgacaaatatatatatatatatatatataaaggtaaattttaatttgtttggtATCATGGGAATACAGAATGGTCGGTTCACTTATTTATTAAAgtcaatgaaaatatataagAGAACCTGTTTCCATGTTTTCATGCAAATGTGaactttataatattttattaattagatccaaaattaatttttttttaaattcatatatagTTACCATATATCGACATGTTCATACTAGTTTAGTTCTGCAtgtattattagtttattactaccattttatttttttgaaaaaagataattttcttttgatattcaTTGGTAATTTTACAAAGAAAGTATCGTTATAAtgatatttcattattattataagtaaaatataataagagaaatcaatcttcgagaaaattaaatttgtaccataaaaattttagtattataattatgaatagtgaTTGTTATAACGAGGTTCGATTATACTTTAGATTATAATAGTAACAAAATCGTAAGTGGAATTGTAGTACGGACACAAATGTTTTGCAAAAGTTTTTAACCCATTAACtgtttattattaataattaataagcaTAATTATTTTGACCAATTCACAATATCTGATTTGGATAAATAAAAGGAAGCCCACTCCCCACGTGTGACCAatgcaaaaatacaaaaaactagaaataaaatttaacctTTTTATTTACTAATAAAGAATTATAGATTATTTCAAAAGTTGTAATTAGTTTATTGTTTTGTTGATGTGGATATATACTAAAACCTAATACATAACTTTTTAGCCATCAAGATATCTCGAAAgtgaattatattttatgaattagTATCGACtatgatatatgaaatatattaatcAATCATGTCACAAGACACGAGCTAAACATTCAACTACTTTAGTTTGAATTATTTGCAGAATGGAATATTGAATTCATTTTTAGTTAtagtttaaattaaaattattgaataaattaaTCGAGACATGCGTAAAAATGTACGTATCATCATGAGTCAATTGCGTACACTTGCActctcattaaaaaaaaaaaaactatactaCAAATTGATAATGCAAGCACCTCTTCGATTAACGTTGAATTCTTAATTTTGGCTAATAGTTTAACTAAGCAACTTAGAAATAAGTGGATCAAGacttaaattttatgaatttaatttttaatgttaaattttatacttcaaataaaaatttcGATTCAGATAAATTTGATATCGAGATGATGTGTCAACCTCAGATAACAGGTGGCCATAGTCTAATATTGACTTTAAGAATGCTCCAATgttttagaatttagaaatgAAGTTTGgtatataaaatatgtatgatttttttatttatagatatTTAACATATGATCAATTTTTAGAGGGGATGAATGAGCCGCAGagccaaaaaaatatttgattttcatGGGTAAGTAATACTAAAGTACTTGCATTAATTAGAATGGATGACATTAGGTTAAAGTGATTTCAACGAAActatattaaataaaacattaagTTCACATCCATTGCTATTATATATGAAAGAGTTGTCGCTGTAACTATAGAATTTTGTGTTTCTTATGTGACGTTCTTGACAGAGAATTCGTGAATGTGGGTTATATAGAATTAGCAGACTTTTAggttgataaattttttaaatataaggtACACATGTTGTTTTAGGTGAATCTCACGTCACAatggaagaagaaaataatgtaagTTGGTAAACATGGAGCTCAATATAACGTAACTCAAAAGATATACATGGATGGACATATGAACAAAGTGGACAATATATGTCATTTGGGTTGTGGCATATTAGCCCATCAAATaccaataaattttgaatttaatatttatgatttcGGATTAAATGTAGTTAACCTTCATGTAATAGATACACACTTTTAATCCTTACGAGTAACGAGTTTGAATTTTCACAAATTTAACATACTATTAAATGATAAACCATTTAATTTATCATGAATGTTCTATTTATTGGTCTTATATATGATGTACGAttgaaaatgaatatgaaaggaaaataatatatatgagaGAAAATGTGGAattggaaaaataatttatttgataatCAAAATGGTGCTATAATTATCATGGGCCAAATAAATTGGCTTTGAATTTTAAGGGGAATTCTTACCAGCCCAATAACCTAAGTAGGCAACACGACGGCCCTCTAATTCGATAGTATCGACGACCTGGATTATGGCGAAATATAGTTGAGACAGTTTTACCCTTAACCTGAAGTCTTAGATTTGAGtctataaaaatgaaaaaaagtctTGACGGGATTTTCATCCCATAAAAAGAGTCCTGCAATAcatgaatttgaatataattCGAGCTACAATATGAGTACCGAACATGAAACATTCGTTTCCGACGGGAAAAAAAGTAATGTTGATGCCCAGGATCGAACTGGGGACCTTCAGTGTGTAAGACTGACGTGATAACCACTACACCACACCAACTTCACGGCACCATAACTTcaaattactatatttatttaaataacaagaaaaagaaataaaattgaatatttaattgaatgtaaataaaagaaaaagtatcatTAATATATTGCAATATTTGAGGATCATATTATTAAAATGCTAACTTATTGGATAATTTTGTTCTTTGGCtgaaaaattatacttttctcttttcttcttcaaaaagaTTTATGATATTCAAAGTCAAAGGagatcaaataaaatcaattagaTTAAGATTTTTGTATGAGTAAGGAAGTGATCGAATTAATTTAAGGATTGATTTAATATCGAAATTTAAATCTTTATAAATAATGAAGACTATCGATCAAGAAATGATGTCTTATAATTAACTAGATAGATTTGAATTTgctttatataatttattttcgtCTTTTTTCTCACCCTCCAAATTATTATATTCAACTAGCTAGAATAATTAAATTGTGACACCCATAAATGTCAAAACAACTTgtgcattcttttattttctcaaaCAACAAGCTATCACAATTTTACAATATTAATGTGATAAACGTCTCAATTTTAAACATAGAGCGACAACAATTAGATATTACATATAATTggcaaaacaaatataataatgcTCAATCAAATATAATGAAACTTTAATCCAGATCCTTCAAACTTTTGTTCATTAATATGATTGAGTTTCTCTTTCATCTCTGTAGTGAAGTAATTCTTCCAATCTCCAACTTTTCCTTTACGAAAAAACACTTTATTTTCATGTCCAGATGATAATTTTCCATTTATGTTCACCTCCAAATTGCTCAAATTTTCAAAGCTACACATTCTTAATATTTCATCTACCACTCCacaattttcttccttttcgGAAAATGGACATTCCAAGAATTCAGCCAGACGTTTAATCTGAATTTTTGGTTGCTCTTTAATTTCTTCGTACATCaagaaaattactttatttggTTTTTCTATACTTGCTTTCCAATAATCTAACACGTGATTCCAAAATGGACCATAAGGGCTAATACCATTGCAAAAAAGATCAAATGCTCTTCCAATGGAATTGGTATTTTTGTGTTCTAgatttaaattgtttataaAATGCCACGTAGAAATAAAAGTATCTCTGGAATTCCTACATAAATAAACAAGTTTGGTATTTGAATCTTGGATAGATTTTGGCAATGAAGCAAAGGGTAAATGAGTTGACAAGAGTCTAGGTGTGGTGAAGGATGAGAAATCAGGGACTTGTCCATCAACATAGAGTGTGAGTTCCAAGAATGGAACAAGATCATGAGGGTTCTTAATAAGTAAAGGGTGATTTTGTTCAAAAATCGGATATTTCACTCGATTCACTAAAGCAAATAAAAGTGCTTTTAGCCAAGTAGTTCCTGATTTAGGATTTGTAACAAGGATGATATCACTATCTTGTGCTTGAAATTGTTGTTGACAAGCAATCACACCTTGAATGACTCTTGGTTTTGCCCAAAAACCTTGGTAATTGTAGATATGTGATACACTCCATCCTCTTTCTTTTGGTAGAGTCGAGAGCAATTTCTTACACTCATCACTAAGTTCATCCTCTTGATCCTTGGGAGGAATTTGGGGAGAAGTTTGAGATTTTGACATGTTTTAAAGTGTATAGATGGAGTGTTTCTTTTAGTTTGTACATTGAAGATTTACTCATGaatacctatatatatatatatatatatatatatgtatgtatatatatatatgtatgtatatatcaACCATGTGGTAGCAATAAAGAACTAAATCACCAACC
The window above is part of the Solanum pennellii chromosome 5, SPENNV200 genome. Proteins encoded here:
- the LOC107018911 gene encoding cytosolic sulfotransferase 12-like; translation: MSKSQTSPQIPPKDQEDELSDECKKLLSTLPKERGWSVSHIYNYQGFWAKPRVIQGVIACQQQFQAQDSDIILVTNPKSGTTWLKALLFALVNRVKYPIFEQNHPLLIKNPHDLVPFLELTLYVDGQVPDFSSFTTPRLLSTHLPFASLPKSIQDSNTKLVYLCRNSRDTFISTWHFINNLNLEHKNTNSIGRAFDLFCNGISPYGPFWNHVLDYWKASIEKPNKVIFLMYEEIKEQPKIQIKRLAEFLECPFSEKEENCGVVDEILRMCSFENLSNLEVNINGKLSSGHENKVFFRKGKVGDWKNYFTTEMKEKLNHINEQKFEGSGLKFHYI